The sequence AAGCGAAAGGTTTGTGTTATATCGAATGCATTATTCTGTACAGGAAAATTTCTAAAAGTACGACAACCTACCCCAGTTGATCCAGTGGAAGATGCACTTTCCAAAAAATGGTGGGTTGATTACCGATTGCAGTATGAAGCCGTCAGGTTAGTCTAGTAGTTACCACCCATTTGCTTTTAGGAGTCTTTTTCGATATGAAATCAATCGTCATCAAATGGAAGCTATTTCTGCCTCACGAATAGATCATGAACATGAGCGTAATAGACGTCATGAGCTAACAGAAACCTGGAACAAAAAGACCTTTCTACTAGCCACAGATAAATTTGAAAGGCTCTTAAAAGCATTGATTGATAAGCAAACTGATAGACTAAttgattttgaaaataaacaagCAAAGTTATCAGACAAATTAAAAGCTGACCTTGACACAGTAGCTGTaagtttgattgtttattgttaaatataGGTGTGCATGTTAAGCATTCTTTAGTAGAACACGTATCCCGACATTAGGTACGGTGTAAATAAGCTATGTCTATTTTTGGTTATCCACACGTAAAttcaaagtacttttacaagactggtaGGAACCTGTGCCTGCACTCACCCTTAGTTGTAAGCCGTTAAATGTAGCCGAAAAGTTtctgtatctgggtagctgtgtGTATGTCGTGGTGATGTGTCAGCTGAGATCAATCTACGTATAGTAAATATCAGAGTGGCCTATTGTAGTCCGGGCTATCTTAGCAGCATCGTGGTGTAAGTCTGGCTTTAAAAGGTCCGATTTACAATGCTTCGGTGAAAGCATTTCTGATATGTACTTGGGAAACCTGATTTCTCAGAGCTGAAGATGTTATCAGACATGGcgcaaaatacaaataaatgtcTATCGTGCTACATTTTCCTTCCATATTCACAAATTTGAAAGCGATTTCTTTAGCTGAAATGATTCTTTTTGGTTATGTTTTCCTCAACTGAACTGTTTCTCCCATTATTTACTATTTTCGTTCATTTATTGCTGTtcacttgttttttttattatactcaCTATTCTTCCTCTGTCTCTTCACTACCTCATTTTCACATTTGTGTGTGGCATATTTATTTTCATGTCCATTTGTGCTGAAtctttgtgtttaaataaatatgtaaatatttctcGTTAACGTTGTCTGTCATTTTCATAAACTAGCTGGTGCAACTCAGCAATCGAGTTCAAGTAATCAAGTATAAGCAGTACGTTTATATGAAGGTTAGTTATGATAAATAGTTGCCCAACCGGAAGTAGTTAAAGCATGGTCTGAGCTCACTAAACTAAAATGAAAAGTTAAGTTTTAAAAGCTAATTCATTACTCTAAATGCGCCATTAAAGTATTTATAGTCTTTCTGAAAATTATCTCAATGATCACATAAATTTTCGAAGAACCTTTCATGTTGGGATACCAGAGATAAAATGACATTTTGCATTAGTCCTTTGGAATTATAATTGACTACCACACACTTATTTTTTTACAGATGTTAACTGGACAGATGATTACGGAGACAAATTTAGATGATAAAATTGACGAAATAATGAATTGTGATGTTGTTGATTATAACTTCGTGGTTGACCATAGTGGTAATATTGTTCGAGGAACAAAACCAATAAAAAACGAACTTCATAAAGTTGATGTGGAGGAAAATATACAAGAAGAACCTTTGTCTGCTACATCATGAATCCTTGTAGAAATTTTTCTCACGTTCTCGGGCGTTTTTGTgcatgaatttatttcataattagtATTATATATACCTTGTACATAAAAAATACACCcatttatttcatattgtaTGTTCACTTTAAAATTTAATCATCTGTTCATCTGTACGTTATTTTGAGGGTAAAACTGTTCAGAATATATGATGCTCTTGTTTACGTTATATTAAACTAAATAGGTGAATCCCAAGTTCCTCTATGTTTCTATCCGGAATCCCTTTAAATATCGACAGCCACTACCAATGCGGTTAACTTAACAGTtgtttcttgttcattttcaaAACACGCTTGTGGCAATGTTTCGGTTGAATATCATATTAGCCAACACTCAACTAATGGAGCTGAGttttaaaattcaatttatCTACAGAAGTTTTTGAGGCTGAATAATATCATTCCTCACTCAATATGTGGCTTATAGTTCAGTACAATTAACTTTGCAAAAAATCCATTCAACACAGGTTTGTCATACACGGTTTTTAGCAACTTTTTTTGTCTACCTAAGTGCCTAAGTTAAAGTAGATGGAGGGAGGATCTAACCCACAACCCACTGATTAAAAGCCGATTACTATAGTCACTAAATCACCACTCCCTAAGTCATACGTTGTAGTGACTGGTGCTGTATCAAGCCAGACTATTCTAGCTTATGGACGGACCAATCCATTCATTCTTCTCCagctacattttgaccttgtcacttattcgcttattaaccctgACTTTTTATATGACTGTGTGAGTATATTGCCTactctattcatcacatgtccataacttatttttgtctgactacaAATATTGAGTCACGTTTGGTTAGATCGAATTGTCTCACATGCTTTCTCCGATCCGTTTCGCTTCGTTTCCCTAATTGTCCGTtcagatcaacgattgtatgaaatatacgtatttaaAATCCATTCTTGTGTTTGGTTTATTTTAGtttcgttattcactaacgcgagttaagtcgttAGTTATGTATGAGGGtagccaggatgtatatttcgatagcaaTCAGCGGatcgatctaactggagtcataTACAGGGCCACAACATAACCCGTGTTTTTTACTACATTCGTAAATggattaaattattaaattgatcTATTGTGGTTAGAGGATATGTGGAGTAGTTGCTTATATATTCACACTTTGAAATGTTGGAAGTTTCAGGAAACCTTTAATTTATATTGTCAAAAACTACGAACCTGAGTTAAATCAATCACCGGTTATTGATACTCATGTAGAATGACATTGTTTTGTTAAAGTTTTACGAGCTATGGATAGTTTAAAGTTTGGCAGACCAGTTAAACTTGATGGTTCATTTCTGGAAATCTTTAAGGATGGTCTCCCGGTCTTAATAGTAAGTCTGGTTGATATATTAGCTAGAGTCTGGGATATAGATGTTATCCTAGCTAACTAGTCTCGATCGCTGGTTATGATGGCTACAGTAGAATTAGTTTACTTAATAGTCTCTAAAATATTGGTCTTAATATTCATCCAATACGCAGCTAAGGCTTTTAAACAGCGAAACCCTAGTTCCGAACCTTAGTGTGCTTTGATTGATCACATATTAATGCTCCGCCAGGTTTCCGAAGAAATCTATGAATCCTACTGACCTGTCAGATACTAATTCACAACACAAATATTGCTATCAACATTAACCAGGAATTTAACATTTGAATAAATCTTTCAAACCAACCAATTGAACGATAATTTCATGCTCACCAGGGGCTAACTTCACCCGactgtagctgctaccttgacatgacggtcgggcttgcctatcgtgatgacccaaccgagctatattggctggaacaaatgttcctgtaggttctaccatgccaggcaggtcgattggagaacagtgagactaaaagcagcaactcaaggtctgagagcgaagtcgtactgctgactgtagaggggtgtgacagcagtaaggtgttcccctcggacaaccagcatctgcagcgatgctgcctacccacaaggaggggtggggttagaaaaggtcgaccctaaaaatgtcacacctcaccttacctcacggatttccgtctccggcggtaaggccctttgaagaacggagctaacacgttaaaaacCTCCCTcagaaaggccgtgcgcgaccggcctcaaacagttgtcccttgggctctgcggtcacgctcccaggccGATATTGATCCgaattccttttcaggttcctcaagaaatacccttccacggtgcgggcagccgggaagtgacaccagccctcatccttgtaacagcacacgagaccaagttggtcacattcaaatccttcctacacctcttaATAccactcttatctccccgactaacccttctcacatCCTTTtttcacctcgcaccgctagggcaaacgactcgagtacgtggaacgctattcctggtctcctgaaaccacgctctaaactatacgtaggagcttttaacgtacgaacactttgccaaataggacagcaggcttccttagctaggactttagaatcccgcgccaccGATGtatgctgcgtctccgaaacgcgcatacgtGACCCCAGtattgtcattcatttgacctcaccatgtcaaactaacgaaccaactcgatttacgcttggtgtatctggaagccctgattctgcttcccgcggcctcgccggcgtaggtatagcattgagccctagggcagaactagctctcttagagtggatcccagtagacagtcgttcgtgcgctgtccgactgaacggaacagtaagaatccggaaaaatagggacactcgtcgttgcctcttagtcgtctctgcctattctcccactgactgcagctcagatgatgtaaaagatgagttttacagaaagttccccgaccttctccgaaaagctaggcgctcggatgtagtaataatggccggtgactttaatgctcaagtaggtaaactaagcgatagggaaagacacctgggtggatcttatggtgtcgtggctcaaagaacagataatggcggccatctgttgcagctatgctcagataaccgccttttccttgcaaatactaactttaagcataaggaaaaacatcttttaacatggcgaccccctaattcgtcccaacgttggacccaaatagatcacattgctatcagccaccgatggaggggctcgatagaagactgttgctcattctggagcacatgcctagattcatatcatgctctagtgcgagcgcgtatttgcttgcgtctta comes from Schistosoma haematobium chromosome 3, whole genome shotgun sequence and encodes:
- the MRPS26 gene encoding mitochondrial ribosomal protein S26 (EggNog:ENOG410N6B7~COG:J~BUSCO:EOG091G0LTE), with translation MSKLPVLAKTLVEIGHKRVRKNPRVYQKAKGKFLKVRQPTPVDPVEDALSKKWWVDYRLQYEAVRSLFRYEINRHQMEAISASRIDHEHERNRRHELTETWNKKTFLLATDKFERLLKALIDKQTDRLIDFENKQAKLSDKLKADLDTVAMLTGQMITETNLDDKIDEIMNCDVVDYNFVVDHSGNIVRGTKPIKNELHKVDVEENIQEEPLSATS